One window of the Niallia circulans genome contains the following:
- a CDS encoding anaerobic C4-dicarboxylate transporter family protein → MFWIQLILIIVLIYFGSRVGNVFMGLLGGVGVGIFVFVFGMQPASPPIDVMLIILGVVLAASALQSSKGLDYLVIIAEKILRKSPSNITIIAPIVAWIFTFLSGTGHVVYSLLPVMNELSIDNRIRPERPISNSIISSQQAITCSPMSAATAAMIGFMATIDVSFSKLLMITIPATLIGVIASSVLTIKKGKELHQDPEYIRRLEEGFIKKFERKEIKDIANSQKWSVLIFLLAVVSVIVLGLFTGLRPSWVIEGKVTPLSMPYTIEIIMLTCAALIIIVCKPKIEEILSGSIFKAGALAIVCAFGLAWMSNTFILAHQEFVEENVAQIVNRYPWLFAVVVFAVAALITSQGATTLIMIPIAIGLNLPPAIIIGAWMAVNANYFLPVSAQTLAAISFDTAGTTKIGKYVLNHSFMVPGLINTIISVIVATILGSIIL, encoded by the coding sequence ATGTTTTGGATACAATTGATACTAATAATTGTACTGATTTATTTTGGCTCTAGAGTAGGTAATGTCTTTATGGGATTGTTGGGTGGAGTTGGCGTGGGAATATTTGTCTTTGTATTCGGTATGCAACCTGCTAGTCCGCCAATCGATGTTATGCTCATTATATTGGGGGTCGTCTTAGCCGCTTCGGCCTTACAGTCCTCCAAAGGGTTGGATTATCTAGTGATCATAGCTGAAAAGATACTGAGAAAATCCCCGAGCAATATTACTATAATAGCACCAATAGTGGCTTGGATATTCACTTTCTTATCTGGAACAGGTCACGTTGTATATAGTTTACTGCCAGTAATGAATGAATTATCAATAGATAACCGTATTAGACCAGAACGACCAATTTCTAATAGTATCATTTCATCTCAACAAGCCATAACATGTTCACCTATGTCAGCAGCAACGGCAGCCATGATTGGTTTTATGGCAACTATTGATGTATCTTTTTCAAAATTATTAATGATAACGATTCCAGCAACTCTTATTGGAGTAATAGCAAGTTCTGTTTTAACAATAAAAAAGGGCAAAGAACTTCACCAAGATCCTGAATATATAAGACGGTTGGAAGAAGGTTTTATCAAGAAGTTTGAGAGGAAAGAAATTAAGGATATAGCGAATTCTCAAAAATGGTCTGTTTTAATTTTCTTACTTGCTGTGGTTTCTGTTATTGTTTTGGGATTATTTACAGGTTTACGACCTTCTTGGGTAATTGAGGGAAAAGTTACTCCATTATCAATGCCATATACTATTGAGATTATCATGTTGACCTGTGCAGCTCTAATAATAATAGTATGTAAGCCGAAAATTGAAGAAATCTTAAGTGGCTCTATCTTTAAAGCAGGTGCTTTAGCTATAGTTTGTGCTTTTGGTTTAGCTTGGATGAGTAATACTTTTATATTAGCACATCAGGAATTTGTCGAAGAGAATGTAGCTCAAATTGTCAACAGATATCCATGGCTATTTGCAGTTGTTGTATTCGCAGTAGCTGCCTTGATAACAAGCCAAGGAGCGACAACGCTCATCATGATTCCTATTGCCATAGGATTAAATCTACCTCCAGCAATAATAATAGGTGCATGGATGGCGGTTAACGCGAACTATTTTCTACCTGTTTCAGCTCAAACGTTAGCAGCAATATCCTTTGATACAGCGGGTACTACAAAGATTGGTAAGTATGTCCTTAACCACAGCTTTATGGTTCCTGGATTAATAAACACTATAATATCAGTAATTGTAGCCACAATTTTAGGAAGTATTATTCTATAA
- a CDS encoding sugar phosphate isomerase/epimerase family protein produces MKIDRIAPGNYHFKRYTIDYFLDSVSELGFKYIELWASGPHFHLDYFTLNDIKELKKKIDYRNLKVDCLTPEQAVYPISISHPDKQYRQNSIDFFKRHIEAATVLDCKKVLVTTGIAYLDIPIIQQWEWCRQSLEAISKAAENEGVTLVLEAFTKYSTHVFNTSSHIVKMIEEVGSHALKGLIDIDVVASTGEESIDSFIDTLGDNLHHVHFVDGNPGGHLVPGDGSLNMQHALEKIASTSYQGCLGLEFLDRRYFLEPEKALIKTIKWLEDNNNEAKQ; encoded by the coding sequence ATGAAGATAGATAGAATAGCACCTGGTAATTATCACTTTAAGAGATACACGATTGATTATTTTTTGGATTCTGTAAGTGAGTTAGGTTTTAAATATATTGAATTATGGGCTTCAGGTCCTCATTTTCATCTTGATTATTTTACTTTGAACGACATTAAGGAGCTGAAGAAAAAAATTGATTATAGGAATCTGAAAGTGGATTGTTTAACTCCAGAACAAGCTGTCTATCCAATTAGCATAAGTCACCCCGATAAACAATACAGACAGAATAGTATTGATTTTTTTAAGAGACATATTGAAGCAGCTACAGTATTAGATTGTAAAAAAGTGTTAGTAACAACAGGTATTGCATATCTTGATATACCTATTATTCAGCAATGGGAATGGTGTAGACAATCTTTAGAAGCTATTTCTAAAGCGGCGGAAAACGAAGGAGTCACTTTAGTTCTTGAAGCATTTACAAAGTATTCAACACATGTATTTAATACTTCTTCACATATTGTAAAAATGATTGAAGAGGTGGGGAGTCATGCATTAAAGGGACTTATAGATATCGATGTAGTCGCTTCAACAGGTGAGGAATCGATTGACAGTTTCATTGATACATTAGGTGACAATCTGCATCACGTCCATTTTGTAGATGGTAATCCTGGTGGACATTTAGTGCCAGGCGATGGAAGCTTAAATATGCAACATGCACTGGAGAAAATAGCATCAACAAGTTATCAGGGGTGCCTTGGTCTTGAGTTTCTTGATCGAAGGTACTTCTTAGAACCCGAGAAAGCCTTAATTAAGACGATAAAATGGCTAGAAGATAATAACAATGAGGCAAAGCAATGA
- a CDS encoding amidohydrolase family protein, with product MTIIDVHAHPSLYSPISESEERLNFRMKEMGLGLMSPSDLTVIDKQNDLAKISKTILLPLDTTTTTGDTLISNDEIKKLVYLRPERFIGFASVDPNRADALEVLEHAFGTLGLSGLKLNPAKQQFSPDHPDYYPIYEKCLQYDKPIMFHAGFSWDKNSISEFAHPFRFERIAIKYPKLRMCLAHFGWPFVKETAILLVKYPNVYTDTSMLYMDSPELFFEQVFTRDMGKYWLDHNFPDKVMFGSNTPRFRPIRILRGLEKVYMSEKTRSKVLYKNAMRFLGEKGDIDENRATD from the coding sequence ATGACTATAATTGACGTACACGCCCATCCTTCCCTGTATAGCCCTATTAGTGAGAGTGAAGAACGTCTGAATTTTAGAATGAAGGAAATGGGTCTAGGCTTGATGAGTCCATCAGATCTCACTGTCATAGATAAGCAAAATGATCTTGCGAAAATCAGTAAAACAATATTACTTCCTTTAGACACAACGACAACAACAGGTGATACCCTTATTTCTAATGATGAAATTAAGAAGCTGGTTTATTTAAGACCAGAAAGATTTATCGGTTTTGCAAGTGTTGATCCGAATAGAGCTGATGCTCTAGAAGTATTGGAGCATGCTTTTGGCACACTTGGTTTGAGTGGTTTAAAACTTAACCCAGCGAAACAACAATTTTCACCTGATCATCCAGATTATTACCCCATATATGAAAAATGTTTGCAATATGATAAGCCTATCATGTTTCACGCGGGTTTTTCCTGGGATAAAAATTCGATATCCGAGTTTGCTCATCCTTTTAGATTTGAAAGAATTGCAATTAAGTACCCCAAGTTAAGAATGTGCTTAGCTCATTTTGGGTGGCCATTTGTAAAAGAAACAGCGATACTACTCGTAAAATACCCTAATGTTTACACTGATACATCAATGCTTTACATGGATAGTCCTGAGCTGTTCTTTGAACAGGTGTTCACAAGAGACATGGGGAAATACTGGTTAGATCATAACTTTCCGGATAAAGTAATGTTTGGCTCTAATACTCCTAGATTTAGACCCATTAGAATTTTGCGCGGCCTAGAGAAAGTATATATGTCTGAAAAAACTCGCTCAAAGGTTCTTTATAAAAATGCTATGCGATTCTTGGGGGAAAAGGGGGATATTGATGAAAACAGAGCTACTGATTAA
- a CDS encoding secondary thiamine-phosphate synthase enzyme YjbQ, with amino-acid sequence MKTELLIKHLCSDMETQLIKITEEVKKAVSNSSIENGVVFIICSHTTCGITINESLECVETDILDFLDTIVPVDSPYTHAHFLMSYGTTSGNSPGHLKQMIVGNNCVLPIKNRKLVLGHAQDIYFAEFDGIKNRKYFIQLLGE; translated from the coding sequence ATGAAAACAGAGCTACTGATTAAACATCTTTGTTCTGATATGGAAACACAATTAATCAAAATCACCGAAGAAGTAAAAAAAGCAGTCTCTAATAGTTCGATTGAAAATGGTGTTGTGTTTATTATTTGCTCTCATACGACTTGCGGAATTACAATAAATGAAAGTTTGGAATGCGTAGAAACGGATATCCTTGACTTTTTGGATACTATAGTCCCAGTAGATTCTCCTTATACTCACGCACATTTTTTAATGTCTTATGGCACGACGAGTGGAAATTCACCGGGGCATTTAAAACAGATGATTGTGGGCAATAATTGTGTATTACCAATAAAAAATCGAAAGCTGGTTCTAGGTCATGCTCAGGACATCTATTTCGCAGAATTTGATGGAATAAAAAATAGAAAATATTTTATTCAATTATTGGGTGAATAA
- a CDS encoding PfkB family carbohydrate kinase, translating to MKKQEKVLAIGDNCVDIYLKEKTFYATGNAVDFAINLKKQGIDVSLITVFSNDIFGEFIKKTLQENGVDISNSYNKDEPTAMAKMKLINNDRFHESFYENVLADFKLPGSISKIIENSSIIYSEKRSKIYRYLDSIYDQNKIWIHDFSKRLDDELNDKILPYMNYSFFSYEKKDERIKEFLKITQSKTKNGVVIAMLGEDGSLAYDGNSFTYEKAKTSHIVNTVGAGDSYISGFISGIYNDRSLQECMEIGTNIASETISKFEPY from the coding sequence ATGAAGAAACAGGAAAAGGTATTGGCAATAGGTGATAACTGTGTAGATATTTATTTAAAAGAGAAAACTTTTTACGCTACAGGAAATGCTGTTGACTTTGCGATCAACTTAAAGAAACAAGGTATAGATGTTTCTTTAATAACTGTTTTTAGTAATGATATATTTGGTGAATTCATAAAAAAGACCTTACAAGAGAACGGCGTCGATATTAGCAATTCATACAACAAAGATGAGCCAACTGCTATGGCAAAGATGAAACTTATCAATAATGATAGATTTCACGAGTCTTTCTATGAAAACGTATTAGCTGATTTTAAACTACCTGGATCTATCTCTAAAATTATAGAGAATTCTAGTATTATCTACTCAGAAAAGCGTTCAAAGATTTATAGATATTTAGATTCAATTTATGATCAAAATAAGATTTGGATTCATGATTTTTCAAAGAGGTTAGATGATGAATTAAATGATAAAATTCTCCCGTACATGAATTATTCCTTCTTTTCATATGAAAAAAAGGATGAAAGAATCAAAGAATTTCTGAAAATCACTCAATCAAAAACAAAGAATGGTGTTGTAATAGCGATGTTAGGGGAAGATGGCAGTTTAGCTTATGATGGCAATTCGTTTACTTATGAAAAAGCAAAGACTTCTCACATTGTTAATACTGTCGGTGCAGGAGATTCCTATATATCTGGCTTTATTTCAGGAATTTACAATGATAGGAGTTTGCAAGAGTGTATGGAAATAGGTACTAATATTGCGTCAGAAACTATATCTAAGTTTGAACCATATTAA
- a CDS encoding GntR family transcriptional regulator has protein sequence MSNNSAKVFAYNQLKDEILKLKLIPGTKISEKIMSDELQVSRTPIREAFIRLAQEELLTIVPQSGTFVSLINLSLAEEARFVREIIETNIVGLCCENITDEISLKLEMNLKMQEMLASNEVGKQEKVKFFDLDESFHKELFICCGKERTWKMIQDMAGHLNRFRLLRLKDIKDLDWEILISHHKEIYEAILEGNRTKAEQLMSDHMRLMLSEKGVLLQEFPEYFYPQQY, from the coding sequence ATGTCAAATAATAGTGCGAAAGTATTTGCTTATAACCAATTGAAAGATGAAATTTTAAAATTAAAGCTTATACCTGGTACAAAGATCAGTGAAAAAATCATGTCAGATGAATTGCAAGTCAGTAGAACACCTATTAGAGAAGCATTTATAAGATTAGCGCAAGAAGAGTTATTAACGATTGTTCCGCAGAGTGGTACATTTGTCTCTCTAATTAACCTTAGCCTTGCCGAAGAAGCGCGCTTTGTTCGTGAGATAATTGAGACAAATATCGTTGGTCTATGTTGTGAGAATATAACTGATGAAATTTCCCTGAAGTTAGAAATGAACTTAAAGATGCAGGAAATGCTGGCAAGCAATGAAGTAGGAAAACAGGAAAAAGTAAAATTCTTCGATTTGGATGAAAGTTTTCATAAGGAACTTTTTATTTGCTGTGGCAAAGAGCGAACTTGGAAAATGATTCAAGATATGGCTGGCCATTTGAATAGATTTCGCTTATTAAGATTAAAAGACATAAAGGATTTAGACTGGGAAATATTAATTAGTCATCATAAAGAAATTTATGAAGCAATCTTAGAAGGAAATCGGACAAAAGCAGAACAATTAATGTCTGATCATATGAGATTAATGCTTTCTGAAAAAGGTGTTTTATTACAAGAGTTTCCTGAATATTTTTATCCGCAGCAATACTAA
- the uxuA gene encoding mannonate dehydratase translates to MQMTFRWYGEGNDTITLKQIRQIPGVKGLVWALHDVPVGEVWPVERIAEVVNQAKEYGFHTDVVESVNIHEDIKLGLNSRQQYIDAYKQTLKNLSQFGVKVVCYNFMPVFDWLRTDLFKETEDGSTALYFDATKVISLTPEQVVKNMEENTKELTLPGWEPERLKDLQHLFTLYKDVSEVDLFDNLVYFLEEITPVAEQYGIKMAIHPDDPPFSIFGLPRIVKNREDIERILTSVDSPANCLTFCSGSLGANSSNDLVDIVKSFTKRIPFAHIRNVKRFEDGSFIETSHHVEDGSVPITEIVNGLYENGFCGYVRPDHGRHIWDEVCRPGYGLYDRALGVMYLLGAWDTNKILTKEKMQKI, encoded by the coding sequence ATGCAAATGACGTTTCGATGGTATGGAGAAGGGAATGACACCATCACTTTAAAACAAATACGCCAAATTCCAGGGGTTAAAGGGCTAGTGTGGGCTCTGCATGATGTACCAGTTGGAGAAGTTTGGCCAGTGGAGCGTATTGCGGAAGTAGTAAATCAGGCAAAGGAGTATGGCTTTCATACAGATGTTGTTGAAAGCGTTAATATTCACGAAGATATAAAACTGGGATTAAATTCCAGACAGCAATATATTGATGCATATAAACAAACATTAAAGAATCTTAGTCAATTTGGCGTAAAAGTAGTATGTTATAACTTTATGCCTGTCTTTGATTGGCTGCGTACAGATTTATTTAAAGAAACAGAAGATGGCAGTACGGCATTGTATTTTGATGCTACAAAAGTCATTTCTCTTACACCTGAGCAAGTAGTAAAAAACATGGAAGAAAATACAAAAGAGTTAACGCTGCCTGGATGGGAACCAGAGAGACTAAAAGATTTACAGCATTTATTTACTTTATATAAAGATGTATCAGAAGTGGATTTGTTCGATAATTTGGTGTATTTTCTAGAAGAAATTACTCCTGTTGCAGAGCAATATGGAATTAAAATGGCTATTCATCCGGATGATCCGCCTTTTTCTATCTTTGGGTTGCCGCGGATTGTCAAAAACAGAGAAGATATCGAACGGATTTTAACTAGTGTAGACAGTCCAGCTAACTGTTTAACTTTTTGCTCCGGCTCACTTGGAGCAAATTCAAGTAATGACTTAGTTGATATTGTGAAATCATTCACTAAGAGAATCCCTTTTGCCCATATTAGAAATGTTAAACGTTTTGAAGATGGTAGTTTTATAGAAACTTCTCATCATGTGGAGGATGGATCTGTACCTATTACTGAAATTGTTAATGGATTATATGAAAACGGTTTCTGTGGGTATGTTCGACCAGATCATGGGAGACATATTTGGGATGAAGTATGCAGGCCGGGATATGGGTTATATGATCGCGCGTTAGGGGTAATGTACTTATTAGGAGCTTGGGATACAAACAAAATTTTAACAAAAGAGAAAATGCAAAAAATATAA
- a CDS encoding MFS transporter, whose translation MGKKQKDVTLARSIGYGLTDMMGGGAFTIIGAWLLFFYTSYAGLTPVEGASIIAIARIVDAVVSLFMGSFSDNFLKFKLGRKFGRRRFFLLIGSPLMLVYVLLWTSGMNYLYYLLTYLAFEIIAAMVLIPWETLPSEMTTDFNKRTKLSTARMFISGLGTFLATFIPGQLFSILGQDNSLAFFINGAFFAVVFAICVYISFRSTWEREVSPEELQILMSQKKERKNGLKVVIQTFVDFASTFRVKSFRKHLLIYICSMTAKDAFNAVFVFFCVYALNSTSTVAANLLSFSIIGLPGAILYGFLMIKIGPANLFKISYSTMILCLLGYGAVYLYHPSNLILVLGVISFFYQIGRSMLEFIPWNVFPFIPDVDEMITRKRREGIFASVMTFFRKSSVALATFLVGAILEAGGFVQGSATQPQSAVHTIMSIMIIGVGLLLFISLITAFTFKLNKETHGVLVEEIERLKNNGLKKDVDPKTKKVVESLTGYSYEKLWGGKTDEALTQVKIN comes from the coding sequence ATGGGAAAAAAACAAAAAGACGTTACTCTTGCAAGGAGTATTGGATACGGCTTAACAGACATGATGGGTGGAGGGGCTTTTACCATTATAGGCGCATGGCTTTTGTTCTTTTATACAAGTTATGCTGGTTTGACGCCAGTTGAAGGTGCTTCTATTATTGCGATTGCTCGTATAGTAGATGCAGTCGTCAGTTTATTTATGGGAAGCTTTTCAGATAACTTTTTAAAATTTAAGTTAGGAAGAAAATTTGGACGGCGAAGATTTTTCTTATTGATTGGTTCACCACTTATGCTTGTATATGTATTACTCTGGACTTCGGGAATGAATTATTTATATTATCTCCTTACTTATTTAGCATTTGAAATTATTGCAGCGATGGTTTTAATTCCATGGGAAACACTCCCTTCTGAAATGACAACTGACTTTAATAAACGAACGAAATTATCAACTGCTAGAATGTTTATCTCAGGACTTGGAACCTTTTTAGCAACATTTATACCTGGACAGCTCTTTAGTATTTTAGGACAAGATAATTCCCTTGCTTTCTTCATTAATGGTGCTTTTTTTGCAGTTGTTTTTGCTATATGTGTGTATATTTCTTTCCGTTCTACATGGGAACGAGAAGTTTCGCCTGAAGAATTACAGATACTGATGAGCCAGAAGAAAGAACGAAAAAATGGTTTAAAGGTAGTGATACAAACGTTTGTGGATTTTGCTTCCACTTTCAGGGTGAAAAGCTTTCGTAAACATTTATTAATTTATATTTGTTCGATGACAGCGAAAGATGCTTTTAACGCAGTATTTGTATTCTTTTGTGTATACGCTTTAAATAGTACTTCCACTGTAGCAGCGAATCTACTTTCATTTAGTATTATTGGGCTCCCTGGAGCTATTCTTTATGGATTTTTAATGATTAAAATTGGACCAGCAAATTTATTTAAAATATCGTATTCTACCATGATTTTATGTTTATTAGGATATGGGGCGGTTTATTTATATCATCCTAGTAATTTAATCCTAGTGTTAGGGGTTATTTCCTTCTTTTATCAAATTGGAAGAAGTATGCTGGAATTCATTCCTTGGAATGTCTTTCCATTTATTCCAGATGTAGATGAAATGATTACGAGGAAAAGAAGAGAAGGAATTTTTGCTTCTGTAATGACGTTCTTTAGAAAGTCTTCTGTAGCGCTTGCCACCTTTTTAGTTGGAGCCATCTTAGAGGCAGGGGGATTTGTACAAGGCTCGGCAACGCAGCCACAGAGTGCTGTTCATACTATAATGTCTATCATGATTATTGGGGTAGGTCTTCTGCTTTTTATTTCATTAATTACAGCATTCACCTTTAAATTAAATAAAGAAACGCATGGTGTTCTTGTAGAGGAAATTGAACGTTTAAAGAACAACGGTTTAAAAAAGGATGTAGATCCAAAAACGAAGAAAGTGGTCGAATCTTTAACAGGTTATTCCTATGAAAAGCTTTGGGGTGGAAAGACAGATGAGGCTTTAACACAAGTGAAGATTAATTAA